The Mercurialis annua linkage group LG7, ddMerAnnu1.2, whole genome shotgun sequence genome includes the window TAGTCCAGATGGCGCGTACCCGGAAGAAAAGGAGATGAATAGATTGGGTTTGGCCTTGGAGAAATGTGGAATTAAGGAATGGGAGCTATACACAGTTGATAATTGCTCATGCCAAGGGGCTCCTCTAGGAATTCCAGAGGGCTCAAGTTTGCATTCTTCAGTTTCTGTTAAAGATGGGAAACTGAAAACATCTAATTTGTAAAATACAGATTATTGTTCCAAATTTCTTTCTATGTTGCAGAGAAACATATACTACGCTTCGGAGTTGGAATTTCATTTCCACTATCAAAAACACGGTAGAACTCCGAAACTCTATATTCGtaatttattcttataaaacaatatttcagtattttctattttaacatTTCACATTATAGAACTGCCAACACCAATAACTCTAGATGTACATATGAAACAGGAATAACATCCCCTGCTTTTCATTGAGGTTGAATCTGACAGAAGTACAATTAATTCACTgtataaaaccaaatatttcaataagctttttacatttcaatgatatatatgtatttAGAAATGAACCTTTACGGTATGTGACAGCAGAGGTTCATAAATCTTTTGTCGATTTCTACATGTATTATCCGGCGGTTGACCGATACCAATTTCAAAAACATCCATGATAGGTGGTTGTCCCTTGAATGTAGAGCTTCTAATAAGGccatgttgcacggaaactaaTCGACGCCAATCTGAATTATCCGACAACTATCTCttggaatataaattaaatttttgataccATGATACAAACTAAAATTTTGGTACCAAATTGAAACTCAAGTCATGATATTGATATTGTCATCTTCAGATTACATTACATGAACAGAAAGATTGGCAATAACAATCCAACCAAAACCCgaaacgaaaaaaatcccaacATGACTCTCTCTCCGGAACTTATAATCTGAACAGGAAAAAGACAATCCCCAGAGGAAGCATTTTTTCTAACAATGGTAGCCAATCCATTGAAATCACAAGCTTCAACATCTTGATCATTCATTTGAAAGTACATATTAAAAGCATACGAAACATTCCCAGTATCACTCAATTTATTGCATGAAGATCCATAAGCCAAGCTTGAACAATCCGATAATGAACATGCATAGTTTATTTCTTTTGGTATCATACTCTTGTTCTTGACATCTGGGCTAAGTACACACCACTGTGCCGGTAAATACTGAACGTTTTTCGCTCCGACAAGCATGTTATCGTTTCCTTGACCGGATAAATCCATCGGAAACTTGGGTTGTCCGTCATAGCGAAAGATCCCCCAATGTCTCTCAAAATTACCCGGCATAATACTTTTCATGTCTTCGTCGACCAAACTAAATAAATACACGTCCAATACTCCCGGACGAAGGGGAGTTCCTTTTTTCGCTGCGAGTTTCTTGAAGAGACCGTCGTAGAATTTTTTCGCTAAGTTCTCATTAGCATTTATATCACCATTTGTCGGCCAACCTACTTCTCCAACGAGGATTTTAAGATCAGGAACACCAGCTTTCTTCAACGCCCAGACAAGAGTATCATAGTTAGCTTCGAAAACATTAGTGTAAGCAAGGTTTTTGTCCTGAATGGTCTTGCTACCGCCATCGAAAAAGGCGTATTCGAATGGGAAACTAGAGCTTTGGTAGAGACTAATAAAAGGGTAAATGTTAACGATGAATGGAGCTTTATGATCTTGAAGATGATTCACAATTTTGGTCATGACATCTCGGACATCTTTACGGAAAACTCCTTGAGATGGTAAAGTTCCTTCGTAAACGTCGGCGTTTAAGGGGACGGAAGCTTTGATTTTGTCTCCGAGTCCGGCTTTGTCGAGAGCTTTTTGTATGTTTTGTAGAGCTGGGAATGTAGTTTTGTCGAATGAATTGTTGTAGGCAGCCAAGAATGGTTCATTTCCGACAGCAACATATCTATACACAATACCAAAAACTTTCACATTTTAATCTATGTTGTGTCAAATATagacataataaaaattaaagttttggtACCAAATTGAAATAAAGGACATATATTTGGTATTACTCAAGCTTTTAACCCAAATTATATTCATCCATGCTGTGTCAAATATAGTTATTatatgggttaattacatattaaatcaCCATAGTTATACTAAATTGCAATTCTATtacgacctttaaaagttatCAATTTCTTTCACCATCTTTTACGTTTGCAATTATATCACTGTTTTAAAAAATCACCATCTATATTTTGTTagacaattattattttttaaaattatatcaattacTTGTGACATCTCACTTATTGATCGGCAGattaggcataaatcgcaagATTTTCGAACGGTAATATGAttacattaaaataaaagaaaagatggtaaataaaattgacaactttaaaattatgatagaattgtaatttagtttaaagatggtgattttatatgcgattaatttttattttattacatatGATAgtataatgaatttttttaatttaaaaatttatggaaaagaaaaaaaaatcaagattctATAATTTATTAGCCGGATCATATTATACCACCTACGTCGcatgaaaatttatcaaattttacgTTTAGCCTTTTCGATTTCGATTTCAAAAACAATTGTGAATTTGTAAAACTCTATTTgttataataaatgttttttttttcattttcgtgCTACATAGCGAACCACCATTGGCTCCTTCATTGCATATATGCATGAATCTCAAAAATCACGAGTACTTAACGTTGACATTAACATCTCATGCATACATGGAAGCTTTGATAAGAACATATAAATTACTAACCTGATATCAACGGACGTTTGATGTTCTGTGACATTTTCTCTAACCCAATCTTTAGCATTATCCTCGCTATCGGCTATATAATGCAACATATTATTAGGTATGGCAAGCATAACCTCAATGCCCGAACCAGCCAATGCATTCACGGTCCAAGCATCCGCGTCGAAAAGCTTAACCCTGGTTATGTTATTATCTTTCAACATTTTCACAACTATGTCCGGAGGTAACGGGTGGGACGCTATGTTCCCCCAGTTCACCCCTAAACCCGGTATAACGCCTGCTATAACATTCGTTGAGACCATCATCATTGTACAACAGCTGATCCATAGCGCCAAGCTACAGGCTCCGGCCATAGGTGGAGGTAACCGGAGTAAAAATCGATCTTCCGAGAAATGGAGAGGAGTTAAATTTCTTGGGTGGTTGATGAAGAAATTGAGGAGAATTGAGGAATTGGATTGTTTCTTTATTTAGAGCATGTTTTGTAGGGATGACAAAGGGCTTTAAATGGAGTTTGTTTTTCTAAATTTGGCATTATAAAAGATTGTAAACAAATTCACATTCAATTAAGTTGGAAGTTTGCATAGAAGACGGAGTGCAAACAACTTATGTCACAACATTAACTAAGGGACGTATATTCAATTCAAATCGAGCCGAAAAGCAAACCGAACCAatccaataaaatttaaaactttcatATTGAcggtttaatttatttttttcaagtcAGATCAGTTTTCCAATTTAACTTGCACCAGaagtaaattgaaatttttttactcCCCAAACCAACTGAACAaacaaaatacttttttttcctttataCCAAATCGAATTTCCCGGTTCGGTTAGGTTATTTGATTTTTGCACATTTGTAGGGCATGAGAAATAAAATACTCAAAAGTTggaatttgttaaaattttctCAACAGGAAATGAATCGAattgaagaaagaaaaaaattttaCGTCCATGGAAATGAATAACAGTTGTTGGTTCCATTATTTATCTAGTAACCATTTGATTAGATGAAAAAAGTATGAAAGGACATGACCAGGCAAGTCCTGAAAATAGATTAATTCAGTAATATTGTTAGTAACTTGATCAAAAGATTAAAGTCAACACCACGTTATTATATAAACGGTCTGCTTTGTATTTAATGATTTCATTAAGCCAAGGGATTGTAATATTTCTTCAGTTGATCAAGCCAACGTAAACGGATCATAATTTATCGATGAGCATGGGAGGATCTCTGCAACAACCAACAAGCAGAGCACCATGATGCTTAGCTATCAGTGCCTATGTTTCTTAGCATATTCCAAAGAATGCATGACTATGCTATCGTAATCCTCTGTCAGACGCCCCTGAACATTAAGCCGCTTTGCGCTTTCTAGTATaccaaacaaaagaaaattgaatCACCAATGCCTCTATCCACAGGTTTCTTGGTCCTATGCCCTGCAGTATGGGACAGTGTATCATTCCCACAAGAATCACTATTTGATAACTCATAAAATTTATCGTCTTAATAATCTTTCGGTTAACAAGTTGTTAGTCATAAGTGTAATATCTAGTGATGCAAGGATAACACCAATTTGACTTCACTACTTGTCACATTTACACAATTAACTGCACTAGCTCTCTACAACCACCCAACTGATTTCACTAGCTTTTCACAATTACCCGACTGAGGAAATCTAAAGGCTGTGACACCGGATAATGaaaatatcatattataatGGACATGACTGTTAACTTCTTTGGTGCAAGGCCATTTCCATCAAACAGTGCATTGAAGGTTCTATAAATTACAGCATTTACTAAATATTCAATTCGTAAGgcgcaaaacaaaacaaagacaATGTGCACCTTAAGAAGAGCTTTAGGTCCTTCTCACATTCCTTTATACTGGTTAGCTGAACCCTGATAAGAGTATATAAGAGCAAATGTCAATTATTTAAATGCATAGACTTGAGACTCCAATATAACCAGCAAAAGCCCCAGTCTGTTACCATCTGAAGCGTCCATCTATTCTAAGATATATATGGTGGTTACTCAACAGCTAAAGCTTAAATAACGACTAGAAATTTCCCAGCCGTTACCTCGACATTCTTGCAGCCATGATAGACTTAAAAAATTGTAGTTATAGATTCAAACTTCAATTTAGAAATTAGATTTAAGTCATGCTCCAAATTTAACCTAAAGAAAATCTAAATCTcataattagataatttatc containing:
- the LOC126654932 gene encoding glucan endo-1,3-beta-glucosidase 8-like, with protein sequence MAGACSLALWISCCTMMMVSTNVIAGVIPGLGVNWGNIASHPLPPDIVVKMLKDNNITRVKLFDADAWTVNALAGSGIEVMLAIPNNMLHYIADSEDNAKDWVRENVTEHQTSVDIRYVAVGNEPFLAAYNNSFDKTTFPALQNIQKALDKAGLGDKIKASVPLNADVYEGTLPSQGVFRKDVRDVMTKIVNHLQDHKAPFIVNIYPFISLYQSSSFPFEYAFFDGGSKTIQDKNLAYTNVFEANYDTLVWALKKAGVPDLKILVGEVGWPTNGDINANENLAKKFYDGLFKKLAAKKGTPLRPGVLDVYLFSLVDEDMKSIMPGNFERHWGIFRYDGQPKFPMDLSGQGNDNMLVGAKNVQYLPAQWCVLSPDVKNKSMIPKEINYACSLSDCSSLAYGSSCNKLSDTGNVSYAFNMYFQMNDQDVEACDFNGLATIVRKNASSGDCLFPVQIISSGERVMLGFFSFRVLVGLLLPIFLFM